One window of Nostoc sp. C052 genomic DNA carries:
- a CDS encoding GAF domain-containing protein: MFNRLNPSELQSAIVRHPLIVKPDTTVMDAIAQMSGVRTLCETTKTVNGQLDELYLEARSSCILVVEEGKLLGILTERDVVRLSAQECYFENLAIREVMTYPVVTMHESDFTDLFFTVNLLQQQRIRHLPILDDRERVVGLVTNESLRQSSRPVDLLRLRLVFEVMTSEVICAALDSSMLAIAQLMAKHRLSSIMIVQPGGSQTEPLQIPVGIITERDIVQFQALGLNLKTCLAEAVMSTPIFAVKPDDSLWVVQQIMEQRLIRRLAVTGEQGELLGIVTQTSLLQALNPLELYNLAEVLQKKSVRLEAEKIEILETRNVELEQQVEARMMLLIAKAERERLVLAIALQIRSSLSLQTILDSTVKEVRQLLGCDRVNIWQFEADWQTIAVAESTDSSLSLVGQRVGDTCLKQDYTEIYRQGRIRIVSDIYKAKISDCHRDMLIRLQTRAKILVPLFCGDELWGLLNVAESQHPRDWEPEEVELLQVLSVQLAVALQQATTHQKLQEQLIERQQAENRLRESEQRYIILNQELEAKVAERTTKLQEREAQLQRISERLVLSLKSAAIGCWEWDIEENTILWDERMYALYGVTKTSDSYLNYDIWANGLHPDDRNPTEILLQQAVLGKAEYDTEFRVVHSDDSIHFIKAYGMVVRDAQGNPQKMIGVHFDISDRKRAELALQSSEMRFRRIFDSNVVGMLFADFQGKIFDANDRFLQMVGYTRNDLDAGTIDWLRMTPPEHISSDFVAMKHLMQHSAINPWEKEYYRKDGSKIPVLIGAAILPGSDNQTICIVVDISEQQAALRERKQAEETIRQQVEREQLLREITQRIRQSLDLHTIFVTACQEIRQVIQADRVGIFKFYSESNFNDGEFVAESVVEGFASVVAIRLHDHCFGENYSSFYALGRFHVVDDIYNGTMTPCHIDILAQFQVRATLVVPLLCGNKLWGLLCIHQCATTRHWRQFEIDFTQQLSNQLAIAIQQANLYEQIQSELLVRQKTEARIALQLRRQQTLGTIIQKIRESLDINEILATVTQQVKDILHSDRVIVFRLFADGRSQIVQEALSGEFPALKDRHWDNEVWSQEILDCYWQGKPRIVPDVTNDIWASCLVEFSREGQIQSKIVAPILQDVRGSENHRWVAPSVTNKLWGVLVVHACQEKRVWKDSEAQLLQQIANQLAIAIQQAGLFEQLQQELAERQQAEAKLTDSNQQLAVSNQELARATRLKDEFLANMSHELRTPLNAILGMTEGLQEEVFGVVTEQQLKALRTIERSGSHLLELITDILDVAKIEAGQIELDYASISVARLCQSSLVFIKQQALQKRIQLEIKLQTNLPDLLVDERRIRQVLINLLNNAVKFTPERGRVTLEVTQLFRNISTTDLTEQHFLHFAVTDTGIGISPENIKKLFQPFVQIDSALNRQYAGTGLGLALVKRIVELHGGSVGLTSELGVGSCFTIDLPYTPSFGISPEMKADDQLAVAPERDSASTEEAASLTPLILLAEDNEANISTVSSYLKAKGYRIVLAQNGQEAIDVAKTYHPDLILMDIQMPGMDGLEAMRQIRLDSNLVDIPIVALTALAMTGDRDRSLKAGASDYLSKPIKLKQLAITIQQLLNATKDDK, from the coding sequence ATGTTTAACCGTCTCAACCCATCAGAACTGCAATCTGCGATCGTCCGTCATCCCCTGATAGTTAAACCGGATACAACGGTGATGGACGCGATCGCTCAAATGAGTGGCGTGCGGACTCTTTGTGAGACAACTAAAACTGTGAATGGGCAACTGGATGAGCTTTATTTGGAGGCACGCTCAAGCTGTATATTAGTAGTAGAAGAAGGGAAGTTACTAGGTATCCTCACGGAACGGGATGTGGTGCGCCTGTCTGCCCAAGAGTGTTATTTCGAAAATTTGGCAATTCGGGAGGTGATGACCTATCCAGTCGTCACCATGCACGAGTCTGATTTTACCGATTTATTTTTTACTGTTAATTTGCTCCAACAGCAGCGCATTCGCCACTTACCGATCCTGGACGATCGGGAGCGAGTAGTGGGGCTGGTAACTAATGAAAGTCTACGGCAGTCCTCTCGCCCTGTGGATTTGTTGCGGTTGCGACTGGTGTTTGAGGTGATGACTAGTGAGGTGATTTGTGCTGCACTAGATAGTTCGATGCTGGCGATCGCTCAACTGATGGCAAAACACCGCCTTAGTTCCATCATGATTGTACAACCAGGTGGTAGCCAAACTGAACCTCTGCAAATTCCTGTGGGAATTATCACCGAGCGCGATATTGTGCAATTTCAAGCATTGGGCTTGAACTTAAAAACTTGTCTAGCAGAGGCGGTAATGAGTACGCCGATTTTTGCCGTAAAACCTGATGATTCGCTGTGGGTGGTACAGCAGATTATGGAACAGCGCTTGATTCGCAGGTTGGCGGTGACGGGAGAACAGGGCGAACTATTGGGAATTGTCACCCAGACTAGTTTGCTACAAGCCCTCAACCCGTTGGAGCTATACAATTTGGCGGAGGTGTTGCAAAAAAAATCAGTGCGGTTAGAAGCAGAGAAAATCGAAATCTTAGAAACCCGCAACGTTGAACTAGAACAACAAGTTGAAGCCCGAATGATGCTTTTAATAGCTAAAGCCGAACGGGAGAGATTGGTGCTAGCGATCGCCTTACAAATCCGCTCATCCCTGAGTCTACAAACTATTTTGGATAGTACCGTCAAAGAGGTGCGGCAATTGTTGGGCTGCGATCGCGTCAATATTTGGCAGTTTGAAGCAGATTGGCAAACTATCGCCGTTGCTGAGTCCACAGATTCCTCACTGTCACTGGTGGGTCAGCGCGTTGGTGACACCTGTTTAAAACAAGACTACACTGAAATTTACCGCCAGGGGCGGATTCGCATCGTGTCGGATATCTACAAGGCCAAAATCTCAGACTGTCACCGAGATATGCTGATTCGCCTCCAGACGCGAGCCAAAATTTTAGTACCGCTCTTCTGCGGTGATGAACTATGGGGTTTGCTCAATGTCGCCGAAAGTCAGCACCCCCGCGATTGGGAACCGGAAGAAGTCGAATTGCTGCAAGTTTTATCAGTGCAATTGGCGGTCGCCCTTCAGCAAGCCACTACCCACCAAAAATTGCAAGAGCAACTAATCGAGCGCCAGCAAGCAGAAAATCGATTGCGGGAGAGCGAACAGCGTTATATTATTCTCAATCAAGAACTAGAAGCCAAAGTCGCAGAACGCACAACTAAACTCCAAGAAAGAGAGGCGCAACTCCAGAGAATATCGGAGCGTTTGGTCTTGTCCCTCAAGTCTGCGGCGATCGGCTGTTGGGAGTGGGACATTGAAGAAAACACCATCCTCTGGGATGAGCGGATGTACGCGCTGTATGGTGTCACGAAAACATCTGATTCTTATCTAAACTACGACATTTGGGCAAATGGGCTACATCCCGATGACCGTAACCCCACCGAAATATTGCTCCAGCAAGCCGTTTTAGGAAAGGCAGAATACGATACTGAGTTTCGGGTCGTACATTCCGATGACAGCATCCACTTCATCAAAGCCTATGGGATGGTAGTGCGAGATGCTCAGGGTAATCCCCAGAAAATGATTGGAGTCCACTTTGATATTAGCGATCGCAAACGAGCAGAACTTGCTCTGCAAAGTAGTGAAATGCGCTTCCGGCGAATATTTGATTCTAATGTAGTTGGTATGCTCTTTGCCGATTTTCAGGGGAAAATTTTCGATGCCAACGATCGCTTCTTACAAATGGTGGGCTACACCAGGAATGACCTAGATGCTGGGACAATTGATTGGCTGCGAATGACCCCACCCGAACATATCTCCTCTGATTTTGTCGCGATGAAGCATTTGATGCAACATAGCGCGATCAATCCTTGGGAAAAGGAATATTACCGCAAAGATGGTAGCAAAATTCCTGTACTGATTGGAGCGGCAATTCTTCCAGGCTCAGACAATCAAACCATTTGTATAGTAGTGGATATTAGCGAACAGCAAGCTGCACTTCGCGAACGCAAACAAGCCGAGGAAACCATTCGCCAACAGGTTGAACGAGAACAACTGCTGCGAGAAATCACACAGCGAATTCGTCAATCCCTAGACCTCCATACCATTTTTGTCACCGCTTGCCAGGAAATCCGCCAAGTAATTCAGGCCGATCGGGTGGGCATTTTCAAGTTCTATTCTGAATCTAACTTTAATGATGGCGAATTTGTCGCTGAATCGGTTGTAGAAGGTTTTGCTTCAGTAGTGGCAATTCGGCTACATGACCACTGCTTTGGGGAAAATTATTCATCCTTCTATGCTTTAGGCAGATTTCATGTCGTCGATGATATTTATAACGGTACAATGACTCCCTGCCACATTGACATCCTAGCTCAGTTTCAGGTGCGAGCCACTCTAGTAGTGCCGTTGCTTTGTGGTAATAAGTTGTGGGGTTTACTGTGCATCCATCAATGTGCAACAACTCGCCACTGGCGACAGTTTGAGATTGACTTTACCCAACAACTGTCTAACCAGTTGGCGATCGCTATTCAACAAGCGAATCTCTACGAGCAAATCCAGTCTGAACTATTGGTGCGGCAGAAAACCGAAGCGAGGATTGCCCTGCAACTGCGGCGACAGCAAACTTTAGGGACAATTATCCAAAAAATTCGGGAGTCGTTAGATATTAACGAGATTTTAGCAACAGTGACTCAGCAGGTTAAAGATATACTACACAGCGATCGCGTCATCGTCTTTCGGCTTTTTGCTGACGGTAGAAGTCAAATTGTCCAAGAAGCCTTATCTGGTGAGTTCCCTGCCCTCAAAGATCGGCACTGGGACAATGAAGTGTGGTCTCAAGAAATCCTCGATTGCTACTGGCAGGGTAAGCCTCGCATCGTCCCTGATGTAACGAATGATATCTGGGCAAGCTGCTTGGTGGAATTCTCCCGCGAAGGTCAAATCCAGTCCAAAATTGTCGCACCGATCTTACAAGACGTGCGAGGCAGCGAAAATCATCGCTGGGTTGCCCCTTCGGTAACTAACAAGCTCTGGGGGGTTTTGGTTGTCCATGCTTGTCAAGAAAAACGAGTCTGGAAAGACTCTGAAGCCCAACTTTTGCAACAAATTGCCAACCAGTTGGCGATCGCTATTCAGCAAGCAGGTCTGTTTGAGCAATTACAACAAGAACTCGCCGAACGACAACAGGCAGAAGCAAAGCTCACTGACAGCAATCAACAACTAGCAGTTTCTAACCAAGAACTCGCTCGTGCCACTCGCCTCAAAGATGAATTCCTGGCCAACATGAGCCACGAACTCCGCACCCCCCTTAACGCTATCTTAGGCATGACCGAAGGGCTACAAGAGGAAGTCTTTGGTGTTGTCACCGAGCAACAACTCAAAGCTTTGCGAACCATTGAGCGTAGTGGCTCTCATTTGCTGGAGTTGATCACCGACATCCTGGATGTGGCAAAAATTGAAGCCGGGCAAATCGAACTGGACTATGCCTCAATCTCAGTGGCTCGTCTGTGCCAATCCAGTTTGGTATTTATTAAACAGCAGGCATTGCAAAAACGGATTCAACTTGAAATCAAACTTCAGACAAATCTACCTGACTTGCTCGTGGATGAACGCCGTATTCGTCAAGTGTTAATTAACCTGCTCAACAATGCAGTCAAATTCACTCCAGAGAGGGGGCGCGTTACCTTAGAAGTTACCCAACTTTTCCGAAACATCTCAACTACCGATTTAACAGAGCAACATTTCTTGCACTTTGCTGTCACCGATACGGGCATTGGCATCTCGCCAGAGAATATCAAGAAACTATTTCAGCCCTTTGTGCAAATTGATAGCGCCTTAAATCGTCAATATGCAGGTACAGGCTTGGGACTGGCATTAGTGAAGCGAATTGTCGAACTTCACGGCGGTAGCGTAGGGCTAACCAGTGAACTGGGTGTGGGCAGTTGCTTCACCATCGATCTCCCTTATACTCCCAGTTTTGGCATTTCACCAGAAATGAAAGCAGACGATCAACTAGCCGTGGCTCCAGAACGGGACTCTGCAAGTACTGAGGAAGCAGCAAGCCTTACCCCCCTAATCTTGCTAGCAGAAGATAACGAAGCCAATATCAGTACAGTTTCTAGCTACCTCAAAGCCAAAGGCTATCGCATTGTGTTGGCGCAGAATGGTCAAGAAGCCATCGATGTCGCTAAAACTTACCACCCTGACTTAATTTTGATGGATATTCAAATGCCGGGAATGGACGGTTTAGAGGCGATGAGACAGATTCGCCTCGATTCTAACTTGGTTGATATTCCGATTGTGGCGCTCACAGCGTTGGCGATGACGGGCGATCGCGATCGCTCTTTAAAAGCAGGAGCCAGCGACTACCTGAGTAAACCCATAAAGCTCAAGCAACTGGCCATCACCATTCAACAACTTTTGAATGCAACCAAGGATGACAAATGA
- a CDS encoding heme A synthase, whose translation MSEFVLQQQNEAVVEQQKPKEMIRRLVWKMCIATLILMAIGSATRVMNAGLACPDWPLCYGELVPAKQMNLQVFLEWFHRLDAALIGVSAIALFGLSWWRRRFLPSWLPWASTFALFLIVFQGILGGLTVTELLRFDIVTAHLGTALLFFTTLLIIGTALTPYQGNGTVGKLPWVGLTAAVLVYLQSILGALVGSRWALHQCLGGSQLCTVMYSHIAGLVPPTVATLAMVFICWRTPALHPALRRLANMAGGLLTLQILLGFATFKLHLQVEPLTVSHQAIGATLLGTLVAFTVLSLRDSVSAESHSVSAE comes from the coding sequence ATGAGCGAATTTGTCCTACAACAACAAAATGAAGCGGTAGTTGAGCAGCAAAAGCCCAAAGAAATGATTCGGCGCTTGGTGTGGAAAATGTGCATAGCCACCTTAATTTTGATGGCCATAGGCAGTGCCACCCGCGTCATGAATGCTGGACTTGCTTGCCCAGACTGGCCCTTATGCTATGGCGAACTCGTGCCAGCCAAGCAAATGAATCTCCAAGTGTTTTTGGAGTGGTTTCACAGATTGGATGCAGCTTTAATTGGTGTAAGCGCGATCGCACTTTTCGGTTTGTCCTGGTGGCGTCGTCGTTTCTTACCCTCTTGGCTGCCTTGGGCATCCACATTTGCCCTGTTTCTAATCGTTTTCCAAGGTATTTTAGGAGGACTCACCGTTACCGAACTGTTGCGGTTTGATATCGTTACCGCTCATTTAGGAACGGCGCTGTTATTTTTTACCACCCTCTTGATTATCGGCACAGCACTCACACCCTACCAGGGAAATGGAACCGTTGGTAAGTTGCCTTGGGTTGGTTTAACTGCCGCTGTTCTGGTTTACCTGCAAAGTATTCTAGGTGCTTTGGTAGGCTCTCGCTGGGCGCTACACCAATGCCTTGGCGGTTCTCAACTTTGTACTGTAATGTACAGTCATATTGCTGGTTTGGTGCCGCCAACAGTGGCAACCTTGGCAATGGTATTTATCTGTTGGCGGACACCAGCACTACATCCAGCCTTACGGCGACTGGCAAATATGGCTGGTGGGTTGTTGACCTTACAAATCTTGTTGGGATTTGCCACCTTCAAATTACACCTCCAAGTCGAGCCTCTCACCGTCTCTCACCAAGCTATAGGAGCTACTTTGCTAGGTACCTTGGTGGCTTTCACAGTTTTATCACTACGCGACTCAGTGAGTGCTGAGTCACATTCAGTGAGTGCTGAGTAG
- a CDS encoding type II toxin-antitoxin system HicA family toxin, whose amino-acid sequence MKLPRDLCGSELVNALARLGYEVSHQKGSHIRLTTQQNGEHHITVPAHDQIKIDTLNAILRDVAAHAGFTRDELLTLLFHSY is encoded by the coding sequence TTGAAGCTCCCACGAGACTTATGTGGTTCAGAATTAGTTAATGCTCTTGCTCGTCTAGGATATGAGGTTAGTCATCAAAAGGGCAGCCACATTCGGTTAACTACTCAACAGAATGGTGAGCATCATATTACAGTTCCCGCCCATGACCAGATTAAAATTGATACTCTCAACGCCATACTGAGAGATGTTGCTGCTCATGCTGGTTTCACTCGTGATGAATTACTTACGTTGCTTTTCCATAGCTATTAA
- a CDS encoding hybrid sensor histidine kinase/response regulator encodes MNQPSILVVDDQPDNFDVIETLLSEQNYLLHYAASGEEAIASLNLCQPDVILLDVMMPGTDGIEVCQQIKAIPKWQPVPIIMVTALTAKEDLARCLKSGAEDFISKPVNAIELRARIHSMLRIKQQYDKIQNLSNIQASSIKVLESTLNELRGNLASALPHELNTPLNGIVGIISLLMEDIDGMNIAEILELLELADQSARRLEKLTKQLLIYLELELSTHQQKKNEPQSTYFSMAAIAAALESHAQGVNRSNDLIFAIEEAKVSISDRYLAIILDELVDNALKFSQTGTAIKISSQVVAGILNVYVHDMGRGMTAEQISKIGAFMQFERKFYEQQGIGMGLKLVKKITELCGGQFSIFSVYQQETTVHIALPIVNFT; translated from the coding sequence ATGAATCAGCCCTCTATTTTAGTCGTTGACGATCAACCCGATAACTTTGATGTGATTGAAACACTTTTAAGTGAGCAAAATTATCTGCTGCACTATGCTGCCAGTGGTGAAGAGGCGATCGCATCTCTCAACCTATGTCAGCCAGATGTAATTTTGCTAGATGTAATGATGCCGGGAACCGATGGCATCGAAGTGTGTCAGCAAATCAAAGCCATACCAAAATGGCAGCCTGTTCCGATCATCATGGTAACGGCTCTCACCGCTAAAGAAGACCTCGCCCGTTGCCTAAAATCAGGTGCGGAGGATTTCATTAGTAAACCCGTTAATGCTATTGAACTGCGGGCACGCATTCATTCAATGCTGAGGATTAAGCAACAGTATGACAAAATCCAAAATTTATCAAATATCCAAGCAAGTAGCATTAAAGTCTTGGAAAGCACACTTAATGAACTGCGCGGCAATTTGGCTTCTGCTTTACCCCATGAACTTAATACACCACTAAATGGCATTGTCGGCATTATCAGCCTACTCATGGAAGATATTGACGGCATGAATATTGCCGAAATCCTTGAACTTTTAGAGTTGGCAGATCAATCAGCCCGTAGACTAGAAAAATTAACCAAACAATTATTGATCTATTTAGAACTAGAGCTATCAACACACCAGCAGAAAAAAAACGAACCTCAGTCTACTTATTTTTCTATGGCAGCGATCGCAGCAGCTTTAGAATCTCACGCTCAAGGTGTTAATCGTAGCAACGATCTAATATTTGCAATTGAAGAAGCTAAGGTTTCAATATCAGATCGATATTTAGCGATTATCCTCGATGAATTAGTTGATAATGCGCTCAAATTCTCCCAAACTGGGACAGCAATCAAAATCAGTAGTCAGGTGGTGGCAGGAATTTTAAATGTCTATGTGCATGATATGGGACGGGGCATGACAGCAGAACAGATATCTAAAATTGGTGCTTTCATGCAGTTTGAACGCAAATTCTATGAACAGCAGGGTATAGGTATGGGCTTAAAGCTTGTTAAAAAAATCACTGAACTTTGTGGTGGGCAGTTCTCAATTTTCAGTGTTTATCAACAAGAAACAACGGTACATATTGCCTTACCCATTGTTAATTTTACATAA
- a CDS encoding glucosamine-6-phosphate deaminase, which yields MLAATNFFRVDDLLVQIYNTEVEMAKDVAEIAQKHLQQVLKQQDTAAVLLATGNSQLKFLDALIALGGVDWSRIIMFHLDEYLGITADHSASFRRYMRERVEKRVAPKQFHYLEGDTLQPVAECDRYTKLLQAQPIDLCCLGIGENGHLAFNDPAVANFQDPYSVKLVKLDKVNRQQQVSTGHFPNLETVPQYAFTVTIPTICSAQKIICLAPEKRKANVVKEMLQGAINTDCPASILRQQSQATLFLDVNSASLLF from the coding sequence ATGCTAGCCGCGACAAACTTTTTTCGTGTTGATGATTTACTGGTGCAGATTTACAACACTGAAGTCGAAATGGCCAAAGATGTTGCCGAAATTGCCCAAAAGCATTTACAGCAAGTTCTTAAGCAACAAGATACGGCTGCTGTATTGTTAGCAACAGGTAATTCTCAACTCAAATTTCTCGATGCTTTGATTGCGTTGGGTGGTGTGGATTGGTCACGGATTATTATGTTCCATCTAGATGAATATTTGGGAATTACTGCTGACCATTCTGCCAGCTTTCGGCGCTATATGCGAGAACGTGTAGAGAAGCGGGTTGCTCCTAAGCAATTTCACTATCTAGAAGGTGATACATTGCAACCAGTGGCAGAGTGCGATCGCTACACCAAACTACTGCAAGCACAACCAATTGACTTATGCTGTCTTGGTATTGGCGAAAATGGACATTTGGCTTTTAACGATCCAGCAGTAGCAAATTTTCAAGATCCCTACAGTGTGAAACTGGTGAAACTGGATAAAGTGAACCGTCAGCAACAAGTAAGCACAGGTCACTTTCCGAATCTAGAAACTGTTCCACAATATGCTTTTACTGTCACCATCCCGACGATTTGTTCAGCTCAAAAAATTATCTGTCTTGCTCCAGAAAAACGTAAAGCAAATGTGGTTAAAGAAATGTTGCAAGGAGCTATAAATACAGATTGTCCGGCTTCTATACTCCGTCAACAATCCCAAGCAACGTTATTTTTAGATGTTAATTCTGCTAGTTTGCTTTTTTGA
- a CDS encoding cytochrome c oxidase subunit II, translating to MKIPSSIWTLLIGIVLTLASLWYGQNHGLLPAAATDEAVLVDGLFNTMMIVSTGIFLLVEGILIYSAFKYRRRAGDNEDGPPVEGNIPLEILWTAIPAIIVIGISVYSFDVYNEMGGFDPHSIHEAPMNQESSMKMPGAAIAATLSDASPNTASDHDRAQMVQQHSVTIAQNVEEEDKPAELQVNVAGLQYAWIFTYPETGITTGEMHVPIGRKVQINMTANDVIHAFWVPEFRLKQDAIPGRQSEFSFTPKTAGDYVLICAELCGPYHGAMRATVVVEPQEAFDKWVQEQLVASKETLNQAIAVNPADLSPNEFLAPYTKDMGIKPEILHQVHH from the coding sequence GTGAAGATTCCAAGTTCCATCTGGACATTACTCATTGGCATCGTGCTAACGCTAGCCAGCCTTTGGTACGGTCAAAATCACGGTCTGTTGCCAGCAGCCGCCACTGATGAAGCCGTCTTGGTGGATGGTCTATTCAACACGATGATGATCGTTTCCACAGGGATATTTTTGCTCGTTGAAGGTATTTTAATTTACTCTGCATTTAAATATCGCCGACGTGCAGGTGACAATGAAGACGGCCCACCAGTTGAGGGCAATATACCTCTAGAAATTCTGTGGACGGCGATCCCAGCAATTATCGTTATCGGTATTTCTGTTTACAGCTTTGATGTCTACAACGAAATGGGTGGCTTTGATCCCCATTCTATTCATGAAGCACCGATGAATCAGGAATCGTCGATGAAAATGCCAGGGGCAGCGATTGCAGCAACTTTAAGCGATGCGTCGCCAAATACTGCATCTGACCACGATCGCGCTCAAATGGTTCAACAGCATTCTGTTACCATTGCTCAGAATGTTGAAGAAGAAGACAAACCAGCAGAATTACAAGTCAACGTCGCTGGTCTACAATATGCCTGGATTTTCACCTATCCTGAAACTGGGATAACTACAGGTGAAATGCACGTCCCCATCGGGCGAAAAGTGCAAATCAATATGACCGCCAACGATGTCATCCATGCCTTCTGGGTGCCAGAGTTCCGCCTGAAACAAGATGCGATCCCCGGCAGACAAAGTGAGTTTAGTTTCACCCCCAAAACAGCAGGAGATTATGTCCTGATCTGTGCTGAACTTTGTGGCCCCTACCACGGTGCAATGAGAGCAACAGTAGTGGTTGAGCCACAAGAAGCCTTTGACAAATGGGTACAAGAACAGCTAGTTGCCAGCAAAGAAACACTAAATCAAGCGATCGCTGTTAACCCTGCCGATCTCTCCCCAAATGAATTTCTCGCGCCTTACACCAAGGATATGGGAATTAAGCCAGAAATCCTCCATCAAGTTCACCATTAA
- a CDS encoding heme o synthase: MIETNVSRHHETFLQVVQSYYQLTKPRIIPLLLITTAGSMWIAAKGEVDPLLLLVTLTGGTLAAASAQTINCVYDRDIDYDMERTRHRPMPSGKVQPRDALIFAIALAAISFTLLAVFANLLAALLAFSGIVFYILVYTHWLKRHTPQNIVVGGAAGAIPALVGWAAVTGTLSWSAWLIFAIVFLWTPPHFWALALMIKDDYAKVGIPMLPVIEGTTVTVKQIWYYTLVTVFATVLLFYPLGASGILYAAIAVSLGGLFIHKSWRLLHNPEDRAVAKELFLYSISYMMLLCLGMVVDSLPVTHNLINAAINQLHFIA, translated from the coding sequence ATGATTGAGACTAATGTCTCTCGCCACCACGAAACATTTTTACAGGTAGTTCAAAGCTACTACCAGCTAACCAAACCTCGGATTATTCCGTTGCTTTTGATTACCACGGCTGGGAGTATGTGGATTGCTGCTAAGGGAGAAGTAGACCCATTGCTGTTGCTAGTAACTCTCACTGGTGGCACTTTGGCTGCTGCAAGCGCCCAGACGATTAACTGTGTCTATGACCGGGATATTGATTATGATATGGAGCGGACGCGCCATCGTCCGATGCCTTCGGGTAAGGTGCAGCCACGCGATGCTCTAATTTTTGCGATCGCACTAGCGGCGATTTCCTTTACCCTCCTAGCAGTATTTGCCAACCTGTTAGCTGCCCTATTAGCCTTCTCTGGTATCGTCTTTTATATTTTGGTCTATACCCACTGGCTAAAACGTCACACCCCTCAGAATATCGTTGTTGGTGGGGCGGCTGGGGCAATTCCGGCTTTAGTGGGTTGGGCTGCTGTCACGGGGACATTAAGCTGGTCAGCATGGCTGATTTTTGCCATCGTCTTTTTATGGACACCACCCCATTTCTGGGCGCTAGCTCTGATGATTAAAGATGACTACGCAAAAGTTGGAATACCAATGTTACCTGTGATTGAAGGTACTACGGTAACTGTCAAGCAGATTTGGTATTACACGCTGGTAACAGTATTTGCAACTGTGTTGTTGTTTTATCCTTTGGGCGCGAGTGGAATTCTTTATGCTGCGATCGCTGTAAGTCTGGGAGGATTATTTATCCACAAATCTTGGCGTTTGTTACACAACCCAGAGGATCGCGCTGTAGCTAAAGAGTTATTTCTCTATTCCATCTCCTACATGATGCTGTTGTGTCTGGGGATGGTAGTTGATAGTCTTCCTGTTACCCATAATCTAATTAATGCAGCGATCAATCAGTTGCATTTTATTGCTTAG